Proteins co-encoded in one Streptomyces sp. SLBN-31 genomic window:
- a CDS encoding CYTH and CHAD domain-containing protein, with the protein MADTKREIERKYESDDSGLPDLTGVAGVDAVVDKGVAHLDATYYDTADERLAAASITLRRRTGGADAGWHLKFPVSPGVRDEIRAPLSDTLPRVLAGLIRSRARDAEVLPVVRLRSDRDVSDLVDATGRVLAEVSVDAVHAERLTGAGGTAQWTELEVELADDGDPAFLDKVDKRLRKAGVRPSGSASKLARALTETAPKKKRRSGMPTPPPPVTAGDHVLAYVREQRDTIVALDPAVRRDVHDALHRMRVATRRMRSAFRSYAKVLDRTITDPVGEELKWLAGELGVGRDSEVLAERLSTALDGLPRTLVTGPVRTRLRRWANARRGGSRRRLTGVLDSARYLALLDTLDALVDQPPFLKAAGGKPERVISKAVRKDFGKLAELVERAVALDPGTERDLALHESRKKAKRARYSAEAAVGALGDRASALVKSMKSVQTLLGDHQDSVMARQSLRELSAVAHAAGESSFTYGVLYGREERRAAAAELALPAVWRGITEATDI; encoded by the coding sequence ATGGCGGACACAAAACGCGAGATCGAGCGCAAGTACGAGTCCGACGACAGCGGGCTGCCCGACCTGACCGGCGTCGCGGGTGTCGACGCCGTCGTAGACAAGGGCGTCGCCCACCTGGACGCCACCTACTACGACACCGCGGACGAGCGACTCGCCGCCGCCTCGATCACGCTGCGCCGCCGCACCGGTGGCGCGGACGCCGGCTGGCACCTGAAGTTCCCCGTCTCCCCGGGCGTGCGGGACGAGATCCGCGCCCCGCTCTCCGACACCCTCCCGCGCGTCCTCGCCGGACTGATCCGCTCCAGGGCCCGCGACGCCGAAGTGCTGCCCGTGGTCCGGCTGCGCTCCGACCGCGACGTCAGCGACCTCGTCGACGCCACGGGCCGCGTCCTGGCCGAGGTCAGCGTGGACGCCGTGCACGCCGAACGGCTCACCGGCGCCGGCGGCACCGCCCAGTGGACGGAACTGGAGGTGGAACTCGCCGACGACGGCGACCCCGCCTTCCTCGACAAGGTCGACAAACGACTGCGCAAGGCGGGCGTACGGCCCTCCGGGTCGGCCTCGAAGCTCGCCCGGGCGCTGACGGAGACGGCGCCGAAGAAGAAGCGCCGCAGCGGCATGCCGACCCCGCCCCCGCCGGTGACCGCCGGCGACCACGTCCTCGCCTACGTCCGCGAACAGCGGGACACCATCGTCGCCCTCGACCCGGCGGTACGGAGGGACGTCCACGACGCCCTGCACCGCATGCGCGTCGCCACCCGCCGTATGCGCAGCGCCTTCCGCAGCTACGCGAAGGTCCTCGACCGCACGATCACCGATCCCGTCGGCGAGGAACTCAAGTGGCTGGCCGGTGAACTCGGGGTGGGACGGGACAGCGAGGTCCTCGCCGAGCGCCTGTCGACGGCCCTCGACGGACTGCCCCGGACGCTGGTCACCGGCCCCGTCCGCACCCGCCTGCGGCGGTGGGCGAACGCCCGGCGCGGCGGCTCCCGCCGGCGGCTGACCGGCGTACTGGACTCCGCGCGGTACCTGGCCCTGCTCGACACCCTGGACGCGCTGGTCGACCAGCCGCCCTTCCTGAAGGCGGCCGGTGGAAAGCCGGAGAGGGTGATCTCCAAGGCCGTACGCAAGGACTTCGGGAAACTGGCGGAGCTCGTGGAACGCGCCGTCGCCCTCGACCCCGGCACCGAGCGCGACCTGGCGCTGCACGAGTCCCGCAAGAAGGCCAAGCGGGCCCGCTACTCGGCGGAAGCCGCCGTGGGCGCCCTCGGCGACCGCGCGTCCGCCCTGGTCAAGTCGATGAAGTCGGTCCAGACCCTGCTCGGCGACCACCAGGACAGCGTCATGGCCCGCCAGAGCCTGCGCGAGCTGTCGGCCGTGGCGCACGCGGCGGGGGAGAGCTCGTTCACGTACGGGGTGCTCTACGGGCGCGAGGAGCGGCGGGCGGCGGCCGCGGAGCTGGCGCTGCCCGCCGTCTGGCGGGGGATCACGGAGGCGACGGACATCTGA
- the rodA gene encoding rod shape-determining protein RodA yields MTGANSFSVSGYGPERAGWTRVLARDSVTRRLDWPMLLSGLALSGLGSLLVFSATRNRTEINQGDPYYFLIRHIMNTGIGLALMVGTIWLGHRTLRTAVPILYGISLFGVLLVLTPLGATINGSRNWIVFGGGFSLQPAEFVKITIILGMAMLLSARVDAGDKQYPDHRTVLQALGMAAVPILIVLLMPDLGTVLVLVTIILGVLLASGASNRWIFGMITAGVVGCTAIWQLHILDEYQIARFAAFANPSLDPAGVGYNTNQARIAIGSGGLTGAGLFHGSQTTGQFVPEQQTDFVFTVAGEELGFVGAGLIILLLGVVLWRACRIARDSTELYGTIVAAGIVAWFAFQAFENIGMTLGIMPVTGLPLPFVSYGGSSMFAVWMAVGLLQSIKVQRPMSA; encoded by the coding sequence ATGACCGGTGCCAACAGCTTCTCCGTCTCCGGGTACGGACCCGAGCGGGCCGGCTGGACGCGGGTCCTCGCCCGCGATTCGGTCACCCGCCGCCTGGACTGGCCGATGCTGCTGTCGGGCCTCGCCCTGTCCGGCCTCGGCTCGCTCCTTGTGTTCTCCGCGACCCGCAACCGCACGGAGATCAACCAGGGCGACCCGTACTACTTCCTGATCCGGCACATCATGAACACCGGCATCGGGCTCGCCCTGATGGTCGGCACGATCTGGCTCGGCCACCGCACCCTGCGCACCGCCGTCCCGATCCTCTACGGCATCTCCCTGTTCGGGGTGCTGCTGGTCCTCACCCCGCTCGGCGCCACCATCAACGGCAGCCGCAACTGGATCGTCTTCGGCGGCGGATTCTCGCTGCAGCCCGCCGAGTTCGTGAAGATCACGATCATCCTGGGCATGGCGATGCTGCTCTCGGCCCGGGTCGACGCGGGCGACAAGCAGTACCCCGACCACCGCACGGTCCTGCAGGCGCTGGGCATGGCCGCCGTACCCATCCTGATCGTGCTGCTCATGCCCGACCTCGGCACGGTCCTGGTCCTGGTGACGATCATCCTGGGCGTGCTGCTCGCCTCCGGCGCCTCCAACCGCTGGATCTTCGGCATGATCACCGCCGGTGTCGTCGGCTGCACCGCCATCTGGCAGCTGCACATCCTGGACGAGTACCAGATCGCGCGGTTCGCGGCCTTCGCGAACCCCAGCCTCGACCCGGCCGGAGTCGGCTACAACACCAACCAGGCCCGCATCGCGATCGGTTCGGGCGGCCTCACCGGCGCCGGGCTCTTCCACGGCTCGCAGACCACCGGCCAGTTCGTGCCCGAGCAGCAGACCGACTTCGTGTTCACCGTCGCGGGGGAGGAGCTCGGCTTCGTCGGCGCGGGCCTGATCATCCTCCTGCTCGGCGTGGTCCTGTGGCGCGCCTGCCGCATCGCGCGCGACTCGACGGAGCTCTACGGCACGATCGTGGCCGCCGGCATCGTCGCCTGGTTCGCCTTCCAGGCGTTCGAGAACATCGGCATGACCCTCGGGATCATGCCCGTCACCGGCCTGCCACTGCCCTTCGTGTCCTACGGCGGCTCGTCGATGTTCGCCGTGTGGATGGCCGTCGGCCTACTGCAGTCGATCAAGGTGCAGAGACCCATGTCCGCCTGA
- the mrdA gene encoding penicillin-binding protein 2 has protein sequence MTNIPETGRTPRVQIRLVVIQILVLSLLGTLGGRLWYLQIREGASYQKEASGNHVQQVVEPAVRGSILDARGVPIADNETRLVVSASRTDLLKMKDDGKAVLTKLAGVLGMKPADVMQKVRLCDAKTPQPCWNGSPYQPIPITDEATPRQALQIRERSEDFPGITAEPEAVRRYPAPGKANTAQVLGYLSPVTDDEIQQAKDTDSPYLRSDQVGRSGLERQYDKALRGKAGVTRYEVDNLGRVIGKAKSDAAQPGANLVTSIDSRVQRVAEYELNEAMKKAREQFDKITGENYKADSGAVVVMEAKTGRIVAMASAPTYDPNVWVGGISAKDYKALTGKKSDYPLLNRAIQGQSAPGSTFKVVSTAAAVEAGYVWDGGYPCTSSYSVGGQVFKNFEGENFGPISLGRALEVSCDTVFYGLADQQWKKDGGINPKKGQPKDYFYKAAHQFGLGKETGVDLPNEVTGRVPDRQWKESYWKANKDAWCKTGKKDGSYVEKIAYENCLEGNKMREGDSINYSIGQGDTLVTPIQEAMIYGALANGGTEYVPTIGKAVVSADGKTVQEIKPKVKAKLPVSKATLKGMDKALAGVITSGTAAWKFQGWPQDKIELHAKTGTAEVYGKQTTSWLATYSKDYTVVMTIAQAGTGSGASGEAVRNIYSSMYGVQSDGSIDKKKALLPTPQKGLPKIKADGTIASPKVAKDPVKDLQKADEEGATSPDGTQPGATTASPTATNRNTRRRPRRRGSRRMLT, from the coding sequence GTGACCAACATTCCCGAGACCGGACGGACGCCACGCGTCCAGATCCGTCTCGTCGTCATCCAGATCCTCGTCCTCTCCCTGCTCGGCACCCTTGGCGGCCGCCTGTGGTACCTGCAGATCCGCGAGGGCGCCTCGTACCAGAAGGAGGCATCCGGCAACCACGTCCAGCAGGTCGTCGAGCCCGCCGTGCGCGGCTCCATCCTGGACGCGCGCGGAGTGCCGATCGCGGACAACGAGACCCGGCTCGTGGTCTCCGCCTCCCGCACCGACCTGCTGAAGATGAAGGACGACGGCAAGGCCGTCCTGACCAAGCTGGCCGGCGTCCTGGGCATGAAGCCCGCCGACGTCATGCAGAAGGTCCGGCTGTGCGACGCCAAGACCCCGCAGCCGTGCTGGAACGGCTCGCCGTACCAGCCGATCCCCATCACCGACGAGGCCACCCCGCGTCAGGCCCTGCAGATTCGCGAGCGCTCCGAGGACTTCCCCGGCATCACCGCCGAGCCCGAGGCCGTGCGCCGCTACCCGGCCCCCGGCAAGGCCAACACCGCCCAGGTCCTCGGCTATCTCTCCCCGGTCACCGACGACGAGATCCAGCAGGCCAAGGACACCGACTCGCCCTACCTGCGCTCCGACCAGGTCGGCCGCTCGGGCCTGGAGCGCCAGTACGACAAGGCACTGCGCGGCAAGGCCGGCGTCACCCGCTACGAGGTCGACAACCTCGGCCGCGTCATCGGCAAGGCCAAGTCCGACGCCGCCCAGCCCGGCGCGAACCTCGTCACCAGCATCGACTCCCGCGTCCAGCGCGTCGCCGAGTACGAGCTGAACGAGGCGATGAAGAAGGCCCGCGAGCAGTTCGACAAGATCACCGGCGAGAACTACAAGGCCGACTCCGGCGCCGTCGTCGTCATGGAGGCCAAGACCGGCCGCATCGTCGCCATGGCGTCCGCGCCGACGTACGACCCGAACGTGTGGGTGGGCGGCATCTCCGCCAAGGACTACAAGGCGCTCACCGGCAAGAAGTCCGACTACCCGCTGCTCAACCGGGCCATACAGGGTCAGTCCGCGCCCGGTTCGACCTTCAAGGTGGTCTCCACGGCCGCCGCGGTCGAGGCCGGCTACGTGTGGGACGGCGGCTACCCCTGCACCAGCTCGTACTCGGTGGGCGGCCAGGTCTTCAAGAACTTCGAGGGCGAGAACTTCGGCCCGATCTCCCTGGGCCGCGCCCTGGAGGTCTCCTGCGACACCGTCTTCTACGGCCTGGCCGACCAGCAGTGGAAGAAGGACGGCGGCATCAACCCCAAGAAGGGCCAGCCCAAGGACTACTTCTACAAGGCCGCCCACCAGTTCGGCCTCGGCAAGGAGACCGGCGTAGACCTGCCGAACGAGGTCACCGGCCGCGTCCCCGACCGCCAGTGGAAGGAGTCCTACTGGAAGGCCAACAAGGACGCCTGGTGCAAGACGGGCAAGAAGGACGGCTCGTACGTCGAGAAGATCGCCTACGAGAACTGCCTCGAGGGCAACAAGATGCGCGAGGGTGACTCCATCAACTACTCCATCGGCCAGGGCGACACGCTCGTCACGCCGATCCAGGAGGCCATGATCTACGGGGCGCTCGCCAACGGCGGCACGGAGTACGTCCCCACCATCGGCAAGGCCGTCGTCAGCGCCGACGGCAAGACCGTCCAGGAGATCAAGCCGAAGGTCAAGGCGAAGCTGCCGGTCAGCAAGGCCACCCTCAAGGGCATGGACAAGGCCCTCGCAGGCGTCATCACCAGCGGTACCGCGGCCTGGAAGTTCCAGGGCTGGCCGCAGGACAAGATCGAGCTGCACGCCAAGACCGGTACCGCTGAGGTCTACGGCAAGCAGACCACCTCGTGGCTCGCCACGTACTCCAAGGACTACACGGTCGTCATGACCATCGCCCAGGCCGGTACGGGTTCCGGCGCCTCCGGTGAGGCCGTGCGCAACATCTACAGCTCGATGTACGGCGTCCAGTCCGACGGCTCCATCGACAAGAAGAAGGCGCTGCTGCCGACCCCGCAGAAGGGCCTGCCGAAGATCAAGGCGGACGGCACCATCGCCTCCCCGAAGGTCGCCAAGGACCCGGTCAAGGACCTGCAGAAGGCCGACGAGGAAGGCGCCACGTCCCCCGACGGGACCCAGCCGGGCGCGACCACCGCCTCGCCCACCGCGACCAACCGCAACACCCGCCGCAGGCCGCGCAGAAGGGGAAGCCGGAGGATGCTCACATGA
- the mreD gene encoding rod shape-determining protein MreD, whose amino-acid sequence MRVNRILLSSALVVLALVIQVSVLSRLHLPGAVPDLLLLTVLGLAMVYGHVGGALVGFGAGLLADLAPPADHAAGRYALVLCVIGYLAGLIKPENGRLKSATGPMVVVVAAAIGSTLLYAGVGALVGDTAARHVGLVGLLFTAALYDLLLAPFVVPGIMALARRADNDPLAETNSSSKKATDISSGWISAGTGLKIGGQRGGLGGLKTKARTRTARVGRIKGVKRL is encoded by the coding sequence ATGCGTGTCAACCGGATCCTGCTCTCCTCGGCACTGGTGGTCCTCGCCCTGGTGATCCAGGTGAGCGTCCTGTCCCGGCTCCATCTCCCCGGCGCCGTACCCGACTTGCTGCTCCTGACCGTCCTGGGCCTGGCCATGGTCTACGGCCATGTCGGCGGCGCCCTCGTCGGCTTCGGCGCCGGCCTGCTCGCCGACCTCGCGCCCCCGGCCGACCACGCGGCCGGCCGCTACGCCCTGGTCCTGTGCGTCATCGGCTACCTCGCCGGCCTGATCAAACCGGAGAACGGCAGACTCAAGTCGGCCACCGGCCCCATGGTCGTCGTGGTCGCCGCCGCCATCGGCTCCACCCTGCTGTACGCCGGGGTGGGCGCCCTCGTCGGCGACACCGCCGCCCGTCATGTGGGCCTCGTCGGCCTGCTGTTCACGGCCGCCCTGTACGACCTGCTGCTCGCCCCCTTCGTGGTCCCCGGAATCATGGCCCTGGCCCGGCGCGCGGACAACGACCCGCTCGCCGAGACCAACTCCTCGAGCAAGAAGGCCACCGACATCTCCTCCGGCTGGATCTCCGCCGGCACCGGCCTGAAGATCGGCGGCCAGCGCGGCGGCCTCGGCGGTCTGAAGACCAAGGCGCGCACGCGCACCGCCCGGGTGGGACGCATCAAGGGGGTCAAGCGGCTGTGA
- the mreC gene encoding rod shape-determining protein MreC, protein MRDTRESRLLLVLLIAVAFALITVDIRGGEDSPVDGARRAAAAAFGPIENGVSAAVDPVGNAVSAIRDSGTKHDRLARLEKENAALKAKLGSDDRNASRLKQLDKMLKIAGEGQYGIKGAQVIAIGAAQGFSWTITIDAGADDGIKRDMTVLNGDGLVGRVTTVGPSTSTVLLANDPDFTVGTRMENSDELGFASGQGDRPLRVELLNGKAEVKKGDRLVTFGSQADKPFVPGVPVGVVSRVQPSEGGLTRTIYVTPYVGFTKLDIVGIVVEAPKKDPRDTVLPKKPKPTPTPTVTVTVTPSANAPTNGPTP, encoded by the coding sequence GTGAGGGACACGAGAGAGAGCCGGCTGCTCCTGGTGCTGTTGATCGCCGTCGCGTTCGCGCTGATCACCGTGGACATCCGCGGCGGGGAGGACTCACCGGTCGACGGTGCCCGCCGGGCGGCGGCCGCGGCCTTCGGCCCGATCGAGAACGGCGTGTCGGCGGCGGTCGACCCGGTCGGCAACGCCGTCTCCGCGATCCGCGACTCCGGCACCAAGCACGACCGGCTCGCCCGGCTGGAGAAGGAGAACGCGGCCCTCAAGGCGAAGCTCGGCAGCGACGACCGCAACGCCAGCCGCCTCAAGCAGCTCGACAAGATGCTGAAGATCGCCGGCGAGGGGCAGTACGGCATCAAGGGCGCCCAGGTCATCGCCATAGGAGCGGCCCAGGGCTTCTCCTGGACCATCACCATCGACGCCGGCGCCGACGACGGCATCAAGCGGGACATGACGGTCCTCAACGGCGACGGCCTGGTCGGACGCGTGACGACCGTCGGCCCGAGCACCTCCACCGTCCTGCTCGCCAACGACCCCGACTTCACCGTCGGCACCCGCATGGAGAACAGCGACGAACTCGGCTTCGCCTCCGGCCAGGGCGACCGGCCGCTGCGCGTCGAACTCCTCAACGGCAAGGCCGAGGTGAAAAAGGGCGACCGGCTCGTCACCTTCGGCTCCCAGGCCGACAAGCCCTTCGTGCCCGGCGTCCCGGTCGGCGTGGTCTCCCGCGTCCAGCCCTCCGAGGGCGGCCTGACCCGGACCATCTACGTCACGCCGTACGTCGGTTTCACCAAGCTCGACATCGTCGGCATCGTCGTCGAGGCCCCGAAGAAGGACCCCCGCGACACGGTGCTGCCGAAGAAGCCAAAGCCGACCCCGACGCCGACCGTCACCGTCACGGTCACCCCCTCGGCGAACGCGCCCACCAACGGCCCGACCCCGTAG
- a CDS encoding rod shape-determining protein codes for MSFIGRDMAVDLGTANTLVYVRGRGIVLNEPSVVAINTNTGGILAVGAEAKKMIGRTPGNIVAVRPLKDGVIADFEITERMLRYFILKIHKRRYLARPRVVVCVPSGITGVERRAVIEASSQAGARQVHIIEEPMAAAIGSGLPVHEATGNMVVDIGGGTTEVAVISLGGIVTAQSIRVAGDELDNAIIQHIKKEYSLLLGERTAEQIKITIGSAYDLDADEHTEIRGRDLVSGLPKTVVISAAEVRKAIEEPVNAIVDAVKTTLDKCPPELSGDIMDRGIVLTGGGALLRGLDERLRRETGMPIHIAEDPLDSVALGSGKCVEEFEALQQVLDAQPRR; via the coding sequence ATGTCGTTCATCGGCCGTGACATGGCTGTCGACCTCGGGACCGCCAACACGCTGGTGTACGTCAGGGGTCGCGGGATCGTACTCAACGAGCCGTCCGTAGTCGCGATCAACACGAACACCGGTGGCATCCTCGCGGTCGGCGCCGAAGCGAAGAAGATGATCGGCCGCACGCCCGGCAACATCGTCGCCGTCCGCCCGCTGAAGGACGGCGTGATCGCCGACTTCGAGATCACCGAGCGGATGCTCCGGTACTTCATCCTGAAGATCCACAAGCGGCGGTACCTGGCTCGTCCGCGGGTCGTCGTCTGTGTGCCCTCGGGTATCACCGGCGTCGAGCGCCGCGCCGTCATCGAGGCGTCGTCCCAGGCCGGCGCCCGCCAGGTGCACATCATCGAGGAGCCCATGGCCGCGGCCATCGGCTCCGGCCTGCCGGTCCACGAGGCCACGGGCAACATGGTGGTGGACATCGGCGGCGGCACGACGGAGGTCGCGGTCATCTCGCTGGGCGGCATCGTCACCGCCCAGTCCATCCGCGTCGCGGGCGACGAGCTGGACAACGCGATCATCCAGCACATCAAGAAGGAGTACAGCCTCCTTCTGGGTGAGCGGACGGCCGAGCAGATCAAGATCACGATCGGTTCGGCGTACGACCTCGACGCTGACGAACACACCGAAATCCGCGGCCGGGACCTGGTGTCCGGGCTGCCCAAGACCGTCGTCATCTCGGCCGCCGAGGTGCGCAAGGCCATCGAGGAACCGGTCAACGCGATCGTCGACGCCGTCAAGACGACCCTCGACAAGTGCCCGCCGGAGCTGTCCGGCGACATCATGGACCGCGGAATCGTTCTGACCGGCGGCGGGGCCCTGCTGCGCGGTCTCGACGAGCGGCTGCGGCGCGAGACCGGCATGCCGATCCACATCGCCGAGGACCCGCTGGACAGCGTGGCGCTCGGCTCCGGCAAGTGCGTGGAGGAGTTCGAGGCGCTCCAGCAGGTGCTGGACGCCCAGCCGCGCAGATGA